A genomic segment from Candidatus Korarchaeum cryptofilum OPF8 encodes:
- a CDS encoding HAD family acid phosphatase, which yields MMKCAVFDIDNTLFDVRRRFHLAISGFNVSSPRELPFELQRQFWMRFLDPELFSLDIPINRSIEMILDAKSRGLRVVLITGRYESLRRDTELQLMQAGIPYDELIMRPDGNFQRDRELKPSLLKGLSCEIVEYHDDDLETLLEVRKIAPNSLLFLHRPDGSFEII from the coding sequence GGAGGAGGTTCCATCTAGCTATTTCAGGTTTCAACGTCAGCTCCCCGAGGGAGCTGCCCTTCGAGTTGCAGAGGCAGTTCTGGATGAGGTTCCTCGATCCCGAGTTATTCAGCCTCGATATTCCCATAAACAGGAGTATAGAGATGATATTAGATGCTAAGAGCAGGGGGCTCAGGGTAGTGCTGATAACTGGGAGGTACGAGAGCCTCAGGAGGGATACGGAGCTTCAATTGATGCAAGCAGGCATACCATACGATGAGCTCATAATGAGGCCGGATGGCAACTTCCAGAGGGATAGGGAGCTGAAGCCATCCCTCCTCAAGGGTCTGAGTTGCGAGATAGTTGAGTATCATGATGATGATCTAGAGACACTGCTCGAGGTGAGGAAGATAGCCCCAAATTCATTGCTATTCCTCCACAGGCCCGATGGGAGCTTCGAGATAATCTAG
- a CDS encoding ferredoxin, with product MPIRVKIDRSLCIGCGVAPTLCSEVFVLEDGKNRIVPEFSSETNDEISIGEVNDKLKECVETAAKSCPVEAISFEIF from the coding sequence ATGCCGATCAGAGTTAAGATAGATAGGTCCCTCTGTATAGGTTGCGGTGTCGCCCCCACCCTCTGCTCGGAGGTCTTCGTCCTTGAGGACGGGAAGAACAGGATAGTCCCGGAGTTCTCCTCGGAGACTAACGATGAGATCTCGATCGGGGAGGTGAATGATAAGCTTAAAGAATGCGTCGAGACAGCTGCTAAATCATGTCCAGTTGAAGCCATAAGCTTCGAAATCTTTTGA
- a CDS encoding 4Fe-4S binding protein: protein MTRLRLEVVDPDICVGCMSCMFACSRRFGDAGLNYSAIQVRSVGGVERGFTVIVCRACSDPSCMKVCPTSALRSREGGGVILDSRLCIGCGYCVKACPFGAIFWDCVNDKPVICTHCGLCVDFCPYGVIKLGG from the coding sequence GTGACTCGACTGAGGCTCGAGGTCGTGGATCCAGATATATGCGTAGGCTGTATGTCATGTATGTTCGCTTGCTCCAGGAGATTCGGGGATGCTGGCTTGAATTACTCAGCTATACAAGTGAGGAGCGTTGGAGGTGTCGAGAGGGGCTTCACGGTCATCGTGTGTAGGGCTTGCAGCGATCCATCGTGCATGAAGGTCTGTCCCACCTCGGCCCTGAGGTCGAGGGAGGGGGGAGGAGTCATATTGGATTCTAGGCTATGCATAGGCTGTGGGTACTGCGTTAAAGCCTGCCCATTCGGAGCTATCTTCTGGGATTGCGTCAATGACAAGCCAGTGATATGCACTCATTGTGGCCTATGCGTCGACTTCTGCCCTTACGGTGTGATAAAGCTAGGTGGTTGA
- a CDS encoding aldehyde ferredoxin oxidoreductase family protein translates to MLEDVLYVDLTNMKHYVRRREDLFSEYLGGTGVAVQLLKEEIDPKVDPLSPENVIVMAIGVLTGIYPAASKLVAMFKSPLTGNLGESHAGGRAAISLRMSGFGAIVIKGASRTPIYLSIHDGRVEFKDASSLWGVRSSLTIGKVLREREPWPGLRSIMRIGRAGERMVRYASVILETYRHFGRLGLGAVLGSKKLKAVVLGGRSSVEVKDMRGYRAVYREIFEECLRSEATRKYHDLGTAENVLPLNEIGGLPTRNLSSARFEGAEDISGESFAERSLARRVACAHCPIACIHIAFIRERHPKEKYFYTMRYVGYDYEPIYALGSMLGVSDMDGLLRLIEETDILGLDAISSGVALAWATEAFKRGIVGREETIVEPDWGNWEAYLKMLEFIVEQPNEFYESLARGTEEAAKRYGGLEFSLTFGGNEMPGYHTGPGAHIGYLIGLRHSHLDNAGYSLDQRYLGKNYPDPERLVDELVEEESWRQVLTSLVLCLFVRGIYKPEVVLRALKPLGIEMDENELKELGRRIYREKLELKKMMGFDPSELRIPRRIFEVESPHGLLSEEYMREALEKWSRAHS, encoded by the coding sequence ATGCTGGAGGACGTCCTCTACGTGGACCTGACGAATATGAAGCATTACGTGAGGAGGAGGGAGGACCTATTCTCTGAGTACTTGGGCGGTACTGGTGTAGCTGTCCAGCTATTGAAGGAGGAGATAGACCCCAAGGTCGATCCCTTATCCCCTGAGAACGTTATAGTGATGGCTATAGGAGTTCTCACAGGGATTTATCCGGCTGCATCTAAGCTAGTGGCGATGTTCAAATCCCCCCTCACCGGGAACTTAGGTGAATCCCATGCAGGGGGTAGGGCTGCTATTTCATTGAGGATGTCTGGCTTCGGGGCCATCGTGATCAAGGGGGCTAGCAGGACCCCGATCTACCTATCTATACATGATGGAAGGGTCGAGTTTAAGGATGCGAGCTCCCTCTGGGGAGTCAGGAGCTCCCTGACGATAGGGAAGGTCTTGAGGGAGAGGGAGCCCTGGCCCGGTCTTAGGAGCATAATGAGGATAGGTAGGGCCGGGGAGAGGATGGTGAGGTACGCCTCAGTTATACTGGAGACCTACAGGCATTTCGGTAGGTTGGGGCTCGGCGCTGTCTTGGGATCGAAGAAGCTGAAAGCTGTAGTCCTGGGAGGTAGGAGTAGCGTTGAAGTCAAGGATATGAGGGGCTACAGAGCTGTATACAGGGAGATATTCGAGGAGTGCTTGAGAAGTGAAGCTACTAGGAAGTATCATGATCTGGGGACGGCTGAGAACGTCCTACCACTGAATGAGATAGGGGGCCTCCCGACTAGGAACCTATCCTCAGCTAGGTTCGAGGGAGCTGAGGACATAAGTGGTGAGAGCTTCGCTGAGAGGTCTCTAGCTAGGAGAGTAGCCTGCGCTCACTGCCCAATAGCTTGTATACATATAGCTTTCATAAGAGAGAGGCATCCAAAAGAAAAATATTTTTATACTATGAGGTATGTAGGATACGATTATGAGCCTATATACGCGCTCGGGAGTATGTTGGGAGTGAGCGATATGGACGGCCTCCTGAGGTTGATAGAGGAGACGGATATCCTCGGCTTAGATGCGATAAGCTCCGGAGTCGCATTAGCTTGGGCTACTGAGGCTTTCAAGAGGGGGATCGTAGGGAGGGAGGAGACCATCGTGGAGCCTGACTGGGGGAATTGGGAGGCTTATTTGAAGATGCTTGAGTTCATAGTTGAGCAACCTAATGAGTTCTATGAGAGTTTAGCGAGAGGTACTGAGGAAGCCGCTAAGAGGTACGGTGGGTTGGAATTCTCCCTCACTTTCGGCGGTAATGAGATGCCGGGTTATCACACTGGCCCGGGAGCGCATATAGGCTACTTAATAGGCCTGAGGCACAGCCATCTGGATAACGCTGGCTACTCGCTGGATCAGAGGTACTTAGGGAAGAACTATCCAGATCCTGAGAGGCTAGTAGATGAGCTAGTTGAAGAGGAGTCTTGGAGGCAGGTGCTCACATCACTCGTCCTCTGCCTCTTCGTCAGAGGGATATATAAGCCTGAAGTCGTGTTGAGGGCTCTGAAGCCCCTGGGAATCGAGATGGATGAGAATGAGCTTAAGGAACTTGGGAGGAGGATTTACAGGGAGAAATTGGAGCTCAAGAAGATGATGGGTTTCGATCCCAGCGAATTGAGGATCCCTAGGAGGATATTCGAGGTAGAATCTCCTCACGGCCTGCTGAGTGAGGAATACATGAGGGAAGCCCTGGAGAAATGGTCCAGGGCTCACTCCTAG
- a CDS encoding ATP-dependent helicase has protein sequence MFARAVKEYSKEEVLEVLHPAVAEWFDSNFPSLSPPQRLAIVPISEGKNVLISSPTGTGKTLTAFLSIISEIIRMGETGELDDSVYAIYVSPLRALNNDIYRNLEVPLREIRERNPGIPEIRHSVRTGDTTPSEKSKQLRKPPHILITTPETLSIILTAPKFREKLKSVRWVIVDEIHSLVENKRGSHLSLSLERLRYLTGRDFVRIGLSATINPLEEVARFLVGYENGRPRDCVIVETNWAKALDLALLSPVDDLVNTPSDLVSSKMYELISELVRMHRTTLIFTNTRSGTERVVFHLKKIMEPIEIDEAIAAHHSSLSRQVRGDVEERLKRGELRAIVSSTSLELGIDIGYIDLVVQIGSPKSVTRALQRVGRAGHKLHEVSKGRFIVVDRDDAVEVAVMLREAMRGRLDKVHIPMKPLDVLAQHIVGMAVERKWDVREAFDLVRSAYPFRDLSWEEFESVLKYLAGDYVQLESRKVYGKIWYDASEGKFGRRGKYIRAIYAANVGTIPDEVDAKVYTTDGKLVGSLEEEFLERLLPGDRFVLGGRVYEFVSARGLKVKVRPAYDQKPTVPSWFSEMLPLSYELAIEIGKFRELSFRMLDREEDEELVRMIMEMSNANENAARAIYTYLKQQYLYLKSLGLRVEEMPSNRVIMIESYVDDAGRTHQVTHSLFGRRVNDALSRALAYLAGSRLRRNLGISVMDTGFSVIYPRGVEPVARIDELTEYDLRELLKRAVEKTELLRRRFRHVAARGLMILRNYKGYDISVNKQQISAQNLLKVVSEIDEFPLLKEAYREIMEDYMDIRGAQEVLEGIKSGEIRVLDVGKLDVPTPFAHGIILEGLSDLIFMEDKMSALRRFQKEIEKILRE, from the coding sequence ATGTTCGCGAGAGCAGTTAAGGAATATAGCAAGGAAGAGGTACTTGAAGTGCTTCATCCAGCTGTAGCTGAGTGGTTCGATTCAAACTTCCCATCCCTCAGCCCTCCCCAGAGGTTAGCGATAGTACCGATAAGCGAGGGTAAAAACGTGCTCATCTCAAGCCCCACGGGCACTGGTAAAACTTTAACAGCATTTCTCTCGATAATAAGCGAGATCATAAGGATGGGGGAGACTGGGGAGCTCGATGACTCAGTTTACGCGATCTACGTCTCCCCATTGAGGGCACTGAACAATGACATCTACAGGAACCTGGAGGTCCCTCTGAGGGAGATAAGGGAGAGGAACCCGGGAATCCCTGAGATAAGGCATTCCGTCAGGACCGGGGATACTACACCCTCCGAGAAATCCAAGCAGTTGAGGAAGCCACCTCATATACTCATAACTACTCCGGAGACCCTCTCAATAATATTAACGGCTCCTAAGTTCAGGGAGAAGCTGAAGAGCGTGAGGTGGGTCATAGTAGATGAGATACATAGTTTAGTTGAGAACAAGAGGGGGAGCCACCTCTCACTGTCCTTAGAGAGGCTCAGATATCTGACTGGAAGGGATTTCGTTAGGATAGGTCTATCGGCGACGATAAACCCATTGGAGGAAGTAGCACGATTCCTAGTCGGATATGAGAACGGCAGACCCAGGGATTGCGTTATAGTTGAGACTAATTGGGCTAAAGCCCTCGATCTGGCTCTCCTCTCTCCAGTCGATGATCTAGTCAATACTCCCAGCGATTTAGTATCATCTAAGATGTATGAACTAATTTCTGAGCTCGTTAGGATGCATAGAACGACCCTGATCTTTACGAATACGAGGAGCGGGACTGAGAGGGTGGTCTTCCATCTCAAGAAGATCATGGAGCCTATCGAGATAGACGAAGCTATAGCTGCTCACCACAGCTCCCTATCCAGGCAGGTGAGGGGGGATGTGGAGGAGAGGCTCAAGAGAGGGGAGTTGAGAGCTATAGTCAGTTCGACCAGCCTGGAGTTAGGCATAGATATAGGCTACATAGATCTGGTCGTGCAGATAGGGAGCCCGAAATCTGTGACTAGGGCCCTGCAGAGGGTAGGTAGGGCGGGCCATAAGCTGCATGAGGTCTCTAAGGGGAGGTTCATAGTCGTAGATAGGGACGATGCCGTTGAGGTAGCTGTCATGCTGAGGGAGGCTATGAGAGGGAGGCTCGATAAAGTCCACATACCGATGAAGCCCCTGGATGTGCTCGCTCAACACATAGTGGGGATGGCCGTGGAGAGGAAGTGGGACGTCAGGGAGGCTTTCGACTTAGTCAGATCAGCCTATCCATTCAGGGATCTGAGCTGGGAGGAGTTCGAGTCCGTACTTAAGTACTTAGCCGGGGATTACGTCCAGCTGGAGAGCAGGAAGGTCTACGGGAAGATATGGTACGATGCCAGTGAGGGGAAGTTCGGGAGGAGGGGGAAGTACATAAGGGCCATATACGCAGCTAACGTCGGCACTATACCGGATGAAGTCGACGCAAAAGTATACACGACCGATGGGAAGCTAGTCGGAAGCTTGGAGGAGGAGTTCCTGGAGAGGCTCCTGCCCGGCGACAGGTTCGTCCTGGGAGGAAGGGTATATGAGTTCGTCTCAGCTAGGGGGCTGAAAGTGAAAGTGAGGCCCGCATACGATCAGAAGCCGACAGTACCGTCTTGGTTCTCGGAGATGCTCCCCCTCAGCTATGAGCTGGCTATCGAGATAGGGAAGTTCAGGGAGCTCTCTTTCAGGATGCTGGATAGGGAAGAGGATGAGGAGTTGGTGAGGATGATAATGGAGATGTCCAACGCTAACGAGAATGCCGCTAGAGCTATATACACATATTTGAAGCAACAGTACCTTTACTTGAAATCGCTGGGATTGAGAGTGGAGGAGATGCCGTCCAACAGGGTCATAATGATTGAGAGCTATGTTGATGACGCCGGTAGGACTCACCAAGTGACTCACTCTCTCTTCGGCAGGAGGGTGAATGACGCCCTCTCGAGGGCTCTAGCTTACCTAGCTGGAAGCAGGCTGAGGAGGAACCTCGGTATCTCCGTCATGGATACGGGTTTCTCAGTCATATACCCTAGGGGAGTTGAGCCCGTCGCTAGGATAGATGAGCTCACTGAATACGATCTGAGGGAGCTCCTAAAGAGGGCAGTTGAGAAGACCGAGCTCCTGAGGAGGAGGTTCAGGCACGTAGCTGCGAGGGGTCTGATGATCCTGAGGAATTATAAGGGGTATGATATAAGCGTTAATAAGCAGCAGATAAGTGCGCAGAACCTACTGAAGGTAGTTAGCGAGATAGACGAATTTCCCCTACTTAAGGAAGCTTATAGGGAGATAATGGAGGATTATATGGATATTAGAGGGGCTCAAGAAGTCTTAGAGGGAATAAAGAGTGGTGAGATAAGGGTTTTGGATGTGGGGAAGCTCGATGTACCCACGCCGTTCGCTCACGGCATAATACTCGAGGGCTTGAGCGACCTAATATTCATGGAGGATAAGATGAGCGCCCTCAGGAGATTCCAGAAAGAAATTGAGAAGATTTTGAGGGAATGA